A genomic segment from Flavobacterium sp. 9R encodes:
- a CDS encoding cellulase family glycosylhydrolase has product MKKVFLLSFLLVCTAIGQAQKMITVKDNQFIKNGKAYHFIGTNYWYGAMIGTKTGDRKRLLKELDELKANGITNLRILVGAEGGDQDYTVTPALQPNKNSYNTELLEGLDYVLSEMGKRDLNAILYLNNNWEWSGGMAKYLEWNGYGKVPNPNIAPNTWPQFMEFTSKFHTCEPCKADFIKHLQFIMGRTNTITHKKYTEDPAIMAWEVANEPRVFTKENEAAFTQWLNEVVNEMNRLDPNHLITTGSEGKAGSNDDLATFERTHTNPNIDYLTMHIWPKNWGWYKIEDEKESTPIAIEKTIAYIDEHIVVAKRLQKPIVLEEFGYPRSQESLDRKASVVYRNEFYKVVFDRLLKAIKEKEPFIALNFWGYAGIAKNNPKDGKWKIGLDFTTDPPQEPQGLNSVFSSETSTMELIKKYNKSIKKM; this is encoded by the coding sequence ATGAAGAAAGTATTCCTATTGTCATTTTTACTTGTTTGTACTGCTATTGGACAAGCTCAAAAAATGATTACCGTAAAAGATAACCAATTCATCAAAAACGGTAAAGCCTACCATTTTATTGGAACAAATTATTGGTATGGTGCGATGATTGGTACCAAAACAGGCGACCGAAAGCGTCTTTTAAAAGAATTGGATGAACTCAAAGCTAATGGCATAACCAATTTAAGAATCCTTGTGGGTGCCGAGGGCGGCGATCAAGATTATACTGTTACACCAGCCTTACAACCCAATAAAAATAGTTATAACACTGAACTATTAGAAGGTCTAGATTATGTGTTATCCGAAATGGGTAAACGCGATTTGAACGCCATTTTGTACCTCAACAACAACTGGGAATGGTCAGGCGGAATGGCAAAATATTTAGAGTGGAATGGTTACGGAAAAGTACCTAACCCCAATATTGCCCCCAACACTTGGCCGCAGTTTATGGAATTCACCTCCAAATTTCATACTTGCGAACCCTGCAAAGCCGATTTTATAAAACACCTTCAGTTTATTATGGGAAGAACCAATACAATAACCCATAAAAAATACACTGAGGATCCCGCTATTATGGCTTGGGAAGTAGCCAATGAGCCTCGCGTATTTACTAAAGAAAATGAAGCCGCTTTCACCCAATGGCTCAATGAAGTGGTAAACGAAATGAACCGATTGGATCCTAATCACCTCATCACAACGGGTTCTGAAGGGAAAGCGGGCTCTAATGACGATTTAGCCACCTTCGAAAGAACACATACCAATCCGAATATAGACTATTTAACTATGCACATTTGGCCCAAAAACTGGGGCTGGTACAAGATAGAAGATGAGAAAGAATCCACTCCAATCGCTATTGAAAAAACAATAGCTTATATCGATGAGCATATCGTAGTCGCCAAGAGATTGCAAAAACCAATTGTATTAGAAGAATTTGGATATCCAAGAAGCCAAGAAAGTCTAGACAGAAAAGCTTCAGTAGTATATAGAAACGAATTTTATAAAGTTGTATTCGATAGACTGTTGAAAGCTATTAAGGAAAAAGAACCTTTTATTGCTTTGAACTTTTGGGGGTATGCGGGCATAGCCAAAAACAATCCCAAAGATGGAAAATGGAAAATAGGCTTAGACTTCACCACTGATCCTCCTCAAGAACCACAGGGATTAAACTCTGTTTTCTCGTCAGAAACCAGCACTATGGAGTTGATTAAAAAGTACAATAAAAGCATCAAAAAAATGTAA
- a CDS encoding glycoside hydrolase family 26 protein, whose amino-acid sequence MKNHLLKILFFVTIIGLNSCSKDNPTSEPVVVDPPVVVTDLLTTKNVKTYMVDANATEATVALFYNLKKLAKTRFAIGQQDAFNGFYNNGSSAQSDIKKTTGNDPAVLGLDFMFITDKSNNGQSDNWFYQQEKIIIDDAKEAFGKGMITTFAWHLREPLKEESFYAADMTTEQKATAFKSILPGGSNHNWYKQKLDKVASVFLNLKDANGVLIPVIFRPFHEFDGNWFWWGQNYCTAEEYKTAFQFTVDYLKNTKGVHNVLYAFSPDNSYSTATNYLSRYPGDAYVDVLGMDNYGDFNNQGQTGADRANTKLKMISELAISKVKIAAMTETGYQVTATTPAIANWFSTYLYSSLTNNNIEISYVLFWTNSKDGYYVPTPGTSNVADFTTFATKTKSALVNKLPKMYVLPN is encoded by the coding sequence ATGAAAAACCACTTGCTTAAAATACTATTTTTCGTCACAATAATAGGATTAAATAGTTGTTCAAAAGACAATCCAACTTCTGAACCAGTAGTGGTTGATCCTCCGGTAGTAGTTACTGATTTGCTTACGACCAAAAATGTAAAAACCTATATGGTCGATGCCAATGCAACCGAAGCAACAGTAGCCTTATTTTACAATTTAAAAAAACTTGCTAAAACCCGTTTTGCCATAGGTCAACAAGACGCCTTTAATGGCTTTTACAACAACGGTTCATCAGCACAATCTGATATTAAAAAAACGACAGGAAACGACCCTGCAGTTTTAGGTTTAGATTTTATGTTCATTACCGACAAAAGCAACAATGGACAAAGCGATAATTGGTTTTACCAACAAGAAAAAATAATCATTGATGATGCCAAAGAAGCCTTCGGCAAAGGAATGATCACCACTTTTGCGTGGCACTTGAGAGAACCCTTGAAAGAAGAAAGTTTCTATGCTGCCGATATGACTACAGAACAAAAAGCAACAGCTTTCAAAAGTATTTTACCCGGCGGAAGCAACCACAATTGGTACAAACAAAAGTTAGACAAAGTCGCTTCTGTTTTCTTGAACTTAAAAGATGCCAATGGTGTATTGATTCCTGTAATTTTCCGTCCATTTCACGAATTTGATGGCAATTGGTTTTGGTGGGGACAAAATTATTGCACCGCAGAAGAGTACAAAACAGCTTTTCAATTCACGGTCGATTACCTCAAAAACACCAAAGGAGTACATAATGTATTATATGCCTTTTCACCTGACAATTCATATAGCACTGCAACCAACTATTTGAGCAGATATCCAGGTGACGCTTATGTGGATGTTCTCGGAATGGATAATTATGGTGACTTTAATAACCAAGGGCAAACCGGAGCCGATCGCGCCAATACGAAACTAAAAATGATTTCGGAACTTGCCATTAGCAAAGTAAAAATTGCAGCTATGACCGAAACAGGTTACCAAGTTACAGCTACTACTCCTGCCATAGCCAATTGGTTCTCGACTTATTTATACAGTTCCCTTACCAACAACAACATCGAGATAAGTTACGTACTCTTTTGGACCAATTCAAAAGATGGTTATTATGTACCCACACCAGGCACTTCAAACGTAGCAGATTTTACCACTTTTGCTACAAAAACCAAATCGGCTCTGGTTAATAAATTACCTAAAATGTACGTTTTACCTAATTAA